ACCATTTTCAGGAAAAACTGGAATTCTGGGCTGGTGACTTGAAGCTCCTCTTGAAACAAAATTGACAATTTCTTTGGGACTTGAAGGGGCTAGAGAGGGTAAAAGGCCATCAGTTTCAAGGTCTATATTACAAATGTAGTTCTGATTTGAACTCCAGATTTCTTGTTTCTGTTCTATTGGCACTGTTCTGAAAGTATTAATTTTGCAATTTGAGGTACATGGTTTTGATTCTACTTTGAATGGTAACTGAGAAAAATTTTCTACCATATTTtgctgtgtgtgagtctgtgttttctttggagTGGAATCTGCCGTAAGCTCATTTATGCTGCTACAAACACCTTTATTTTTGGTTCTGTTGGTCTCTGGATACACAGTACTAGGTGGAAATTCTCTGTCTTCTTggaatcttttattttccttttcaatttcctCCAAGAGTAATAATGGTTCAGTAGCCGGCCCATACTCCCTAATGACCTTTTCTACAATTTCTTGGGAATAGCCCatggttttaaaaaagtttacAAGGATGTTGTATTCCATTTCCTCAGTAGTGTCTTTTACATCTGGACTTAAATTTTCCGCATCAGTAGAAGAATCAGATAGGTCAATGATTACACTTCCAGCTAATGTCTTACCATCATGTAAAAGCTCTCCCTCTtgaacattttccaaagaaaactgtTTCTTGGTATGCCTTTCTTCAGAATCAGAAAACCTCCTTTTGTGACAAACTCTGTCTTTGGAAAGCGCCTCTTCATCTGGTGTTACACCATTTATTGGAACAAAAAGTACATCTTGTGAACTAGAAAAGACTGTGTCCATTTGTTTTGTAAGCTCAGAAACAGGAGTCCCAGCtttatttcttgcctcttcctgcAAAACAATTTCATCTCTGGAAATATTCAGCCCTGTGGCAGCATTCTGTGTAAACTCTGTTTGTTTAGAATCTCTAATTTCAATTACATCATCATCTCCTGTTTCAAATAGATTCTCCTCACCTTGAGTGAGTGCCAAAAGTTCTTTTTTCAAGGAAGTGGGTAAAATCAACAAGTCCATTGTATAACTGTCTGCACGAGCTTCAACAAATTGTTTAAATTCCCTTTTTACCTCTGATTCTTTTTGGCTGTTGGGTAGGTTCTCATTATTCTCGAAGAGCTTTACAAACTGCTGAATGTGACTCCTAGCCATGACCACAGCTTCGGCACTTCCTCTGATGCCAAGAAGACCGATGTCGAGAATGCAGAGATCGGCACAGGTGTCCTGAATCAAGCTCTTCAGAAACAGGCTCTGTGCCCCAACAAAAATGCAGTGCATGGCCTTGGGGTAACATTCTCTTTCTTCTAGTTCGGGTTCACAGATTCCTTTAATATATTCCtgtaaagagaaaataagaaattatatcaATTTACAAAAGCTCCTTACAGCACATTACTATGTTACACATGAAATTACAAATATCAAGCTGCACAAAAGTCAAAAGCATGCTAATATCCTTGGAAAAAATACCACGttttaactgaaatatttaaaataacagatTTAAGTCACTTAATTGTTTTCAGAGGAACTGAAAACTTTGCATCTAAGTCTAAAATGTAGGTATGTATAACATTTTCAATAGAGTATCTTGCAATGTGATCTTAGGAGTTTGCCCAGCTGCACAGTGGATAATGACAAGACTGGATTTATTTATGTCTATAAAGAATGAACATCTTTGCTTGCTACTAGTCATTTATTACTACTATGACATAATTAAGAGAGAAGATAATCAAATCAAATGATTTACTCCAGAACAAACCTTGACTTTTGTTTTGCTACTATTGTTTTCAGATGAAACAGACTGATTTTTTtgaatgcatttaaaaacaaGATCAGTTTAACAAAAAAATTCTTCTAGCTGGCTGGAACAATGTATATACCCCATATACTTTTACGTCTGTTTTCCAAGAAAGACCAGACTATTTAAATGTAGATCTAAATATAAAGAACCACAGAATGCTGAATAGTACTGCCTTTCTCAGATATAAAGCTACGATTTCCACTGAAATTTGGTATTGAAAGAGGCCTGAATGAGGTAAAAAAGGGAACTGGGTTCTTAAGCAATTAGGTTGCCACTGGAGGCTGAAGAGTGAACCAAGTAAATGTGCAAAAAGCACTCACACCAACAGTGGAGCATACTTGTTAATAATCTGGGCACTGGAACCAGTTCCTAGGCTCAAATTCCAGCCATGCAACTGGTGACCTTGCTCAAGTTACCTAACCCTTCTGAGCCCAGTTTctgcaacagtgcaagagagagaGGCTAGTGCAATCTCAGGTGTTTTGaggaaattcaaagaaataataaatgtaaagttcTGACAATAGTGTCTCACACGTGCTTACTAAATAATAAACACTGTTACTTCAAATTATCAGTGAGAGCTTTCTGGACAGACATCTGTAAGAAATGAGCCTGGTGATATCTGATCTATACTTCACACTAAAATCAGAATGGCGAATTCCAAAATggtgctatttttaaaagttcaacctGTGCAACCTGTGCAACTGGTTACAATGAGGCTTTACAAACTTGCACCTACTATGTACAC
Above is a genomic segment from Kogia breviceps isolate mKogBre1 chromosome 18, mKogBre1 haplotype 1, whole genome shotgun sequence containing:
- the N4BP1 gene encoding NEDD4-binding protein 1, coding for MAARAVLDEFTAPAEKAALLERSRGRIEGLFGVSLAVLGALGAEEPLPARIWLQLRGAQEAVHSAKEYIKGICEPELEERECYPKAMHCIFVGAQSLFLKSLIQDTCADLCILDIGLLGIRGSAEAVVMARSHIQQFVKLFENNENLPNSQKESEVKREFKQFVEARADSYTMDLLILPTSLKKELLALTQGEENLFETGDDDVIEIRDSKQTEFTQNAATGLNISRDEIVLQEEARNKAGTPVSELTKQMDTVFSSSQDVLFVPINGVTPDEEALSKDRVCHKRRFSDSEERHTKKQFSLENVQEGELLHDGKTLAGSVIIDLSDSSTDAENLSPDVKDTTEEMEYNILVNFFKTMGYSQEIVEKVIREYGPATEPLLLLEEIEKENKRFQEDREFPPSTVYPETNRTKNKGVCSSINELTADSTPKKTQTHTQQNMVENFSQLPFKVESKPCTSNCKINTFRTVPIEQKQEIWSSNQNYICNIDLETDGLLPSLAPSSPKEIVNFVSRGASSHQPRIPVFPENGVQQQAEPLLPNNMKSACENRSRCCTSPQSKPNCPPLSPPMPLPQLLPSVTDARLAGPSEHIDSSVTGVQRFRDTLKVPYKLELKNEPGRTDLKHIVIDGSNVAITHGLKKFFSCRGIAIAVEYFWKLGNRNITVFVPQWRTRRDPNVTEQHFLTQLQELGILSLTPARMVFGERIASHDDRFLLHLADKTGGIIVTNDNFREFVTESASWREIITKRLLQYTFVGDIFMVPDDPLGRSGPRLEEFLRKEVFLRDMQPLLNALPNVGMFDPSFRVPGTQAASTGHQPPARIQGTPPSHWLPQQPRFPLLPNLPHIQQNLSMPAQRSSAETNELREALLKIFPDSEQRLKIDQILAAHPYMKDLNALSAMVLD